In a genomic window of Weissella tructae:
- the coaA gene encoding type I pantothenate kinase, which translates to MTDVKLLNYVAYPKEQWRHIGPGSQAELPSTVDTAFLTRIKAFNDQISLDDVHDVYLPLVRYVQFMYKEYQAHRAHQTTFLHEQSYDIPFVVGIAGSVAVGKTTTARLLTYLLQEAMGHDEVALMTTDGFLKPNSQLLAEGIMERKGFPESYDMQALLNFMDEVKSGADQLQSPKYSHDISDVMPNTFDEFAKPSILIVEGINTLQPNADSAVYLSDFFDFSIYIDAETDLIAHWYLDRYEALLEQSDVANDPDNYFYELAQLPRADALKYAESVWESVNLPNLTQYILPTRERADLILRKTVGHGFSEIWLRKH; encoded by the coding sequence ATGACTGATGTGAAGTTGTTGAACTATGTGGCGTACCCTAAGGAACAATGGCGTCATATTGGACCAGGGAGCCAAGCTGAATTACCTAGTACCGTTGATACGGCATTCTTAACACGTATCAAGGCGTTTAACGACCAAATCTCTTTAGATGATGTACATGACGTTTATTTACCACTTGTACGCTACGTACAATTCATGTACAAAGAATATCAAGCGCATCGCGCGCATCAGACAACCTTTTTACATGAACAAAGCTATGATATTCCGTTTGTTGTAGGTATTGCTGGTTCGGTAGCAGTGGGGAAAACAACCACAGCTCGACTATTAACGTATTTACTTCAAGAAGCGATGGGGCATGATGAAGTCGCATTGATGACAACTGATGGATTTTTGAAGCCAAATAGCCAATTACTTGCAGAAGGTATTATGGAACGTAAAGGGTTCCCTGAGTCGTATGATATGCAGGCGTTGTTGAATTTTATGGATGAAGTAAAGAGTGGTGCCGACCAACTACAATCCCCAAAATACTCGCATGATATATCAGATGTGATGCCTAATACATTTGATGAATTTGCAAAACCTTCTATATTAATAGTAGAAGGAATTAATACCTTACAACCGAATGCTGACTCAGCAGTGTATCTTTCAGACTTTTTTGATTTTTCTATCTATATAGATGCAGAGACGGATTTGATTGCACATTGGTATCTAGATCGCTATGAAGCGCTGCTAGAACAAAGTGATGTTGCTAATGATCCGGATAATTATTTCTATGAATTAGCGCAATTGCCACGTGCGGATGCATTGAAATACGCCGAGTCAGTGTGGGAAAGTGTCAATTTACCTAATCTTACGCAGTACATTTTACCGACACGTGAACGCGCAGACTTAATTCTGCGTAAGACCGTTGGTCATGGCTTCTCTGAAATTTGGTTACGAAAACACTAA
- the helD gene encoding RNA polymerase recycling motor HelD, translated as MSEGYQMEQQRLDMVLDKIKDEQVQNRLDQQYASDQHDQVEAGWKDVRFKTENYGSLFETATSVRQQQQMLEQREAAMNSADRRAEILDRLVERPYFARIDVQEKGAETTEPIYIGLASFSDGPDNFLVYDWRAPISSIYYDDGVGEVTYTTPDGQQEATVHLKRQFQIEDGTIVTIFDTDEAVGDQMLLAALSGDSTTKMQSIVTTIQQEQNKIIRNTADDLLFVQGAAGSGKTSAVLQRVAYLLYRYRGQLTSGQVVMFSPNQLFNDYIDQVLPELGEQNMVQLTYYQYASRRLPRFELETLQERFEEDLTPAQKRVNDFKGTRDYFDVMTRYAQGLNQADIQVRPIKFKGKELISKERILSIFYSFNENYHLGNRLQATKEKLLAILQGHVGTEMKADWVEQIIQSLSKEEYDSMLGDEAKEFDSEEAETKYLAKIIVSNELAPLAKGINRNRFININKQFVHFLQAVPTMIDLAQHDITAQDWLAGIQETVTEMKSSHLLLADMTPFMYLFDLIKGSHGERDIRFVFIDEIQDYTPFQLAFLKYSFPKARFTMLGDLNQAIFTKENAVSLRADLATLFNPEKSAYIQLTDTYRSTQPITDFAKEILIDGAQINAFAREGELPRVVVAPTVAAMTADAIEQVKRNVADEETTAIITKNLAEAEEVYAALRDEVDVTIIRTENQRLVPGTIIVPAYLAKGLEFDAVIMWDASDKVYTQDDERQLVYTIASRAMHRLTVLALENLTPLLDRVDPALYTRG; from the coding sequence ATGAGTGAAGGCTATCAAATGGAACAACAACGCCTAGATATGGTGTTGGATAAGATTAAAGATGAACAAGTACAAAATCGCTTAGACCAACAATACGCCTCAGATCAACATGATCAAGTTGAAGCAGGTTGGAAAGATGTTCGTTTTAAGACAGAAAACTATGGTAGTTTGTTTGAAACTGCAACATCAGTTCGTCAACAACAACAAATGTTGGAGCAACGAGAAGCAGCAATGAACTCTGCCGATCGTCGTGCGGAAATTCTAGATCGTTTGGTTGAACGCCCTTACTTTGCACGTATTGATGTGCAAGAGAAGGGAGCTGAAACAACAGAACCTATTTATATTGGATTGGCGTCATTTTCTGATGGACCAGACAATTTCTTGGTCTATGACTGGCGTGCACCAATTTCATCAATTTACTATGATGATGGTGTCGGAGAAGTCACATATACAACACCAGATGGACAACAAGAAGCAACGGTCCATTTGAAGCGTCAATTCCAAATTGAAGATGGCACAATTGTGACGATCTTCGATACAGATGAAGCGGTTGGTGACCAAATGTTGTTGGCTGCGTTGTCTGGTGATTCAACGACTAAGATGCAATCTATCGTGACAACAATCCAACAAGAACAAAACAAGATTATTCGTAACACTGCGGATGATCTATTGTTCGTGCAAGGAGCAGCTGGATCAGGAAAGACATCTGCTGTGCTGCAACGTGTGGCATATTTGCTATATCGTTACCGTGGACAACTGACTTCTGGACAAGTTGTGATGTTCTCACCAAATCAATTGTTTAACGACTATATTGACCAAGTTTTGCCAGAATTGGGTGAACAAAACATGGTGCAATTAACGTATTACCAATACGCATCTCGTCGTTTGCCACGTTTTGAATTAGAAACATTGCAAGAACGTTTTGAGGAAGACTTAACACCAGCGCAAAAGCGCGTTAACGACTTCAAGGGGACACGTGATTACTTTGACGTAATGACACGCTATGCCCAAGGTTTGAACCAAGCTGATATTCAAGTACGTCCAATCAAGTTCAAAGGTAAGGAACTGATTTCTAAAGAACGCATTTTGAGCATTTTCTACAGCTTTAACGAAAATTACCATCTAGGTAATCGTCTACAAGCAACGAAGGAAAAGTTGTTGGCTATCTTACAAGGTCATGTTGGGACAGAAATGAAGGCCGATTGGGTCGAACAAATTATTCAATCACTTTCTAAGGAAGAATATGACTCAATGTTGGGTGATGAAGCCAAAGAATTTGATTCAGAAGAAGCTGAAACAAAGTACTTGGCAAAGATTATCGTGTCAAATGAACTTGCGCCATTGGCCAAGGGGATTAACCGTAATCGTTTCATTAATATCAACAAGCAATTCGTACACTTCCTACAAGCTGTACCAACGATGATTGATTTGGCACAACATGATATTACAGCCCAAGACTGGTTAGCAGGCATTCAAGAAACCGTTACAGAAATGAAGTCAAGTCACTTGTTGTTGGCGGATATGACACCATTTATGTACCTATTTGACTTGATTAAGGGTAGTCATGGTGAACGTGATATTCGCTTCGTCTTCATTGATGAAATTCAAGACTATACACCATTCCAATTGGCGTTCTTGAAGTACAGCTTCCCTAAGGCTCGCTTTACAATGTTAGGTGACTTGAATCAAGCCATCTTTACTAAGGAAAATGCGGTAAGCTTACGTGCTGATTTGGCAACGTTATTCAATCCTGAAAAGTCAGCGTATATTCAATTGACAGACACGTACCGTTCAACACAACCAATTACCGATTTTGCTAAGGAAATCTTGATTGATGGGGCGCAAATTAATGCCTTTGCCCGTGAAGGTGAATTACCACGTGTTGTTGTCGCACCAACAGTAGCTGCGATGACCGCTGATGCGATTGAACAAGTTAAGCGTAATGTCGCAGATGAAGAAACAACGGCTATCATTACAAAGAACTTGGCTGAAGCTGAAGAAGTGTATGCTGCTTTGCGCGACGAAGTAGACGTGACAATTATTCGTACGGAAAACCAACGTTTGGTACCAGGGACAATTATTGTGCCGGCGTACTTGGCTAAGGGACTTGAATTTGACGCAGTTATTATGTGGGATGCATCTGATAAGGTGTACACGCAAGATGATGAACGTCAATTAGTGTATACAATTGCTTCTCGTGCGATGCATCGTTTGACTGTGCTAGCACTAGAAAACTTAACACCATTATTGGATCGTGTTGATCCAGCCTTATATACTCGAGGATAA
- the recA gene encoding recombinase RecA, with product MASGKNINPNKKIEGRIEDKAAREKALNDALKKIEKSFGKGSVMKMGDSKFTHVESTSTGSLKLDIALGIGGYPKGRIIEIYGPESSGKTTLALHAVAEAQKNGGIVAYIDAENAIDVAYARALGVNVDELLLSQPDTGEQGLAIADELISSGAIDMVVVDSVAALTPKAEIDGEIGDSSVGLQARMMSQALRKMSGGILRTGTTAIFINQLREKIGVMFGNPETTPGGRALKFYSSVRLDVRRRGSIEPTKADGDDVKSVGNLTKIKVAKNKVAAPFREIEIEIMFGKGISKTGEMIDLAVDKDIVNKSGSWFAYEGNKIGQGKVNAIRWLEDPEQKETYDEIYNRVRDAYLGNKDGAEEEVVEQNEEIDLIDIDSAE from the coding sequence ATGGCATCAGGGAAGAATATTAATCCAAATAAAAAGATTGAAGGACGTATCGAAGACAAAGCGGCTCGTGAAAAGGCTTTGAATGATGCGCTAAAGAAGATTGAAAAGTCTTTTGGTAAGGGATCTGTTATGAAGATGGGAGACAGTAAGTTTACCCATGTTGAATCTACATCAACAGGTTCATTGAAGTTGGATATCGCATTGGGAATTGGTGGATATCCTAAGGGACGTATCATTGAAATTTACGGTCCTGAATCATCAGGTAAGACAACATTGGCTTTGCACGCTGTTGCGGAAGCACAAAAGAACGGTGGAATCGTTGCATATATTGACGCGGAAAACGCGATTGATGTTGCCTATGCTCGTGCCTTAGGTGTTAACGTTGATGAACTATTGTTGTCACAACCAGACACTGGGGAACAAGGATTGGCGATTGCTGATGAATTGATTTCTTCTGGAGCAATTGACATGGTTGTTGTGGACTCTGTTGCGGCTTTGACACCAAAGGCGGAAATCGATGGAGAAATCGGAGATTCTTCTGTTGGATTGCAAGCACGTATGATGTCACAAGCGCTTCGTAAGATGTCTGGTGGTATTTTGCGTACCGGGACAACGGCAATCTTTATTAACCAATTGCGTGAAAAGATTGGTGTGATGTTTGGTAACCCTGAAACAACACCAGGTGGACGTGCGTTGAAGTTCTATTCATCAGTTCGTTTGGATGTTCGTCGTCGTGGAAGCATTGAACCAACTAAGGCTGACGGGGATGATGTGAAGTCAGTTGGTAACTTGACAAAGATTAAGGTTGCTAAGAACAAGGTGGCTGCACCGTTCCGTGAAATCGAAATTGAAATCATGTTTGGTAAGGGTATTTCTAAGACAGGTGAAATGATTGATTTGGCTGTTGATAAGGATATTGTTAACAAATCTGGATCATGGTTTGCCTATGAAGGTAACAAGATTGGTCAAGGAAAAGTGAATGCAATTCGTTGGCTAGAAGATCCTGAACAAAAAGAAACATATGATGAAATTTACAACCGTGTTCGTGATGCCTACTTGGGTAACAAGGACGGGGCTGAAGAAGAAGTTGTCGAACAAAATGAAGAAATTGATTTGATTGACATTGATAGTGCTGAATAG
- a CDS encoding nicotinamide-nucleotide amidohydrolase family protein, giving the protein MTLIETLGDTLITKDLSITAAESLTAGMFLSELGNVPGISAVLPGGFVTYSAETKASMVDVSMDLITSKGVVSHEVAQAMAAGAQNKLNTDVAVSFTGVAGPGPSEGHAAGTVFIGLALNGQVTSREYAFQGDRLEVRTTAVNAAVEWLLDVLENND; this is encoded by the coding sequence ATGACGTTAATAGAGACATTGGGTGACACGTTAATTACCAAAGACCTATCTATTACAGCCGCCGAATCGTTGACGGCGGGGATGTTTTTAAGCGAACTAGGTAACGTCCCAGGAATTTCAGCAGTCTTGCCGGGTGGTTTTGTGACCTATTCAGCCGAAACAAAAGCAAGTATGGTTGATGTATCAATGGATTTAATTACAAGCAAAGGTGTTGTCTCGCATGAAGTTGCACAAGCAATGGCAGCGGGTGCCCAAAATAAATTAAACACAGATGTGGCAGTTAGTTTTACAGGTGTTGCTGGTCCAGGTCCATCTGAAGGACACGCTGCCGGAACAGTATTTATCGGATTAGCGTTGAATGGGCAAGTCACGAGTCGTGAATATGCGTTTCAAGGTGATCGTCTAGAAGTGAGAACGACAGCGGTTAATGCAGCTGTAGAATGGCTCTTAGACGTATTGGAAAATAATGACTAA
- the pgsA gene encoding CDP-diacylglycerol--glycerol-3-phosphate 3-phosphatidyltransferase, whose protein sequence is MNLPNKLTVFRIVLIPVFMLLLTLPLDWGMVTILGATMPVVHLVAAIVFIIASLTDFLDGQIARRENLVTNFGKFADPLADKLLVMTALIFFVQFDWVAAWVVSIIVIRELAITGLRTLIVENNGQVLAAAMPGKIKTTSQMIAIIFFLLHNIGFALIGLPFAQIMMWIALIATIYSGIDYFYQNRRVFSDGFK, encoded by the coding sequence ATGAATTTACCAAATAAATTAACTGTTTTCCGAATTGTGCTAATCCCAGTATTCATGCTGTTGTTGACGTTGCCATTGGATTGGGGAATGGTCACAATCTTGGGTGCTACAATGCCCGTTGTACACTTGGTTGCGGCGATTGTCTTTATCATTGCATCATTAACAGATTTTCTGGATGGGCAAATTGCACGTCGTGAAAACCTCGTCACAAATTTTGGGAAATTCGCGGACCCACTTGCAGACAAGTTGTTGGTGATGACTGCTTTGATTTTCTTCGTACAATTTGATTGGGTTGCGGCATGGGTCGTGTCAATTATTGTGATTCGAGAATTGGCGATTACTGGATTACGTACATTGATTGTTGAAAACAATGGACAAGTCCTAGCAGCTGCAATGCCAGGTAAGATTAAGACGACATCACAAATGATTGCGATTATCTTCTTCTTGTTGCATAACATTGGATTTGCATTGATTGGTTTGCCATTTGCACAAATCATGATGTGGATCGCATTGATTGCAACAATTTACTCAGGAATTGATTACTTTTACCAAAACCGTCGCGTGTTTAGTGACGGATTTAAATAA
- a CDS encoding helix-turn-helix domain-containing protein: MNEERNKQIGQDLQKVRLDKGMSLDEIQQKTRIQTRYLQAIENGQFEQLPGTFYERAFVRQFANALDLDVDAFVAEHDLVAATPSETEATLAGARVDKDHVTRAGMHHAEEGAAEKTRRVMPKVLIGIAIVTILGVIWALVVAFTGSTNTPDKKAVSVTTSSVSKPAESSSESAKSESKKESSASSSSKKEESVKLGTPIVDAAGVTYNDVQVPKDKPSTLKVEAKGDVWLQVTGTDGTVLMNDTLKSGTSQSLEIPTTMTGVTMQIGNATMLTTKLDGTDLPLKNGNVMVWRSALNFKR, translated from the coding sequence ATGAACGAAGAACGCAATAAGCAAATTGGGCAAGACCTTCAAAAGGTCCGTCTTGATAAGGGAATGTCATTAGACGAAATTCAACAAAAGACAAGAATTCAAACACGGTATTTGCAAGCAATTGAAAATGGGCAATTCGAACAATTACCAGGTACATTTTACGAACGTGCGTTTGTACGTCAATTTGCAAATGCGCTTGATCTAGATGTTGATGCATTTGTTGCTGAACATGATTTGGTAGCTGCAACGCCATCAGAAACAGAAGCAACACTAGCCGGTGCTCGCGTTGATAAGGATCATGTGACACGTGCAGGTATGCACCATGCTGAAGAAGGTGCCGCTGAAAAGACACGTCGTGTTATGCCAAAGGTTTTGATTGGTATTGCGATTGTGACAATCCTGGGTGTTATCTGGGCATTAGTTGTTGCTTTTACAGGATCAACAAACACGCCAGACAAGAAGGCTGTTTCAGTGACAACATCATCTGTTTCTAAGCCAGCTGAAAGCTCAAGCGAATCAGCTAAGAGCGAAAGCAAGAAGGAATCTTCTGCATCATCTTCAAGCAAGAAGGAAGAATCAGTAAAGCTAGGAACACCAATCGTTGATGCAGCTGGAGTTACTTATAACGACGTACAAGTACCTAAGGACAAGCCTTCAACATTGAAGGTGGAAGCAAAGGGTGATGTATGGCTACAAGTAACAGGCACTGATGGAACTGTTTTGATGAACGATACATTGAAGAGTGGTACATCACAATCTTTGGAAATTCCAACGACTATGACTGGTGTTACAATGCAAATTGGAAATGCCACAATGTTGACAACGAAGTTGGATGGAACTGATTTGCCATTGAAGAACGGAAATGTAATGGTTTGGCGTTCTGCATTGAACTTTAAGCGTTAA
- the yfmH gene encoding EF-P 5-aminopentanol modification-associated protein YfmH, whose protein sequence is MNPVKKFSPEEIVYTLPNGLRVHLEPRQNYHQMAAMITVDFGARDRDFTWENEDIHQPAGIAHFLEHRIFKQADHDAFTKLSALGADTNAFTSQARTTYYFNSLANNQDALTELLTFTQEVFLTEEDVAREAQIIMQEADQYADDPDGQLYRGLMAQLYPQDALADEIVGDHDSLTAITVQDLELAFNAFYQPENMDIYIAGAFDVAQTKATIAASLAGQRPKQKQATRLPISYRPSDERPLLIDIPTNRNKVALGMRWDNGGNLATGKDALREILAVSLALDLVFGEFSPTYMDWYNDGLIDDNFAVDMEWERGFAFISVVGDTGDVPEFVTQIKSVLGNLPEQFAALTDAFQYAKMDALSRAIQRLNFLEGVVTHFEGQTFAESTIADDIQILRELTISDVAEILEKGPQNTMVEIIAHAN, encoded by the coding sequence ATGAATCCAGTGAAGAAATTTAGTCCAGAAGAAATTGTATACACACTCCCTAATGGCTTGCGTGTGCATTTAGAACCACGTCAGAACTATCATCAAATGGCTGCGATGATTACGGTAGATTTTGGGGCACGTGACCGTGATTTTACGTGGGAAAATGAAGACATACATCAACCTGCTGGTATCGCTCATTTTTTGGAACATCGTATCTTTAAACAAGCCGATCATGATGCATTTACTAAGTTGAGTGCGTTAGGAGCGGATACGAATGCTTTTACGAGTCAAGCGCGCACAACTTACTACTTTAATAGTTTGGCGAACAATCAAGACGCTTTGACAGAATTATTAACATTTACACAAGAAGTGTTTTTAACAGAAGAAGATGTGGCACGTGAAGCACAGATTATCATGCAAGAAGCTGATCAATATGCAGATGATCCAGACGGGCAATTATACCGAGGGTTAATGGCCCAATTGTATCCGCAAGATGCGTTAGCTGATGAGATTGTGGGGGATCATGACTCGTTGACGGCAATCACAGTACAAGATTTAGAGTTAGCTTTTAACGCATTTTATCAACCAGAAAATATGGATATTTACATTGCTGGCGCGTTTGATGTGGCACAAACGAAAGCAACCATTGCGGCATCATTAGCTGGACAACGACCAAAGCAAAAGCAAGCGACGCGCTTGCCAATTAGTTATCGCCCTAGTGACGAACGTCCATTATTAATTGACATTCCAACGAACAGAAATAAGGTTGCGTTAGGAATGCGGTGGGATAATGGTGGTAACCTTGCAACAGGTAAGGACGCATTGCGTGAAATTTTGGCTGTTAGTTTAGCGCTAGACCTCGTATTTGGTGAATTTTCACCAACATACATGGATTGGTATAACGACGGACTGATTGATGATAATTTTGCCGTCGATATGGAATGGGAACGTGGTTTTGCCTTTATTAGTGTTGTGGGTGACACTGGGGATGTGCCTGAGTTTGTGACGCAAATTAAATCTGTGTTAGGTAACTTGCCAGAACAATTTGCGGCACTAACAGATGCGTTTCAGTATGCAAAAATGGATGCATTGAGTCGTGCGATTCAACGATTGAACTTTTTAGAGGGAGTTGTTACTCATTTTGAAGGACAAACTTTCGCTGAAAGTACGATTGCCGATGACATCCAAATTTTACGTGAATTGACGATTTCAGACGTGGCGGAAATCCTTGAAAAAGGGCCTCAAAACACGATGGTTGAAATCATTGCACATGCAAATTGA
- the yfmF gene encoding EF-P 5-aminopentanol modification-associated protein YfmF: MVKTISLAQDVYLHIIPTTQFATTRIEVNFSEPLNQERMGDRILIANMLENSAKKYPSQTDLARKLSEMYGAAFGVETVKNGQVHTLRVRLNLVHDVFTEPQKTLLPEGFAFLADMLNEPLGTDAEGFDQTIFNRQQDNILDELAGLEDDRPYVARRNALDMYYDDQAMALPAYGSSELVESSTGLRAWQTWADSLAHNRVDIIVLGDVQEEDLKQACDLLGLTDRDCAVSPYYEQATPENAKTAMVTTDANQTQIVQIYQLNVSDEERFSAYAFDDIFGGVAVSRLFNQVREVQGLAYTVSSDFNYYNRTVTVTAGVDQHRLAEAKDAIMAELTRLQEELVSEDELATIKKLMLTSYLTGLDSQSQLTDRAFDQTLSNRHLTQVEWREKLDRVTVEDVRQAARKMTLAVDYTAIGASHESSEEI, encoded by the coding sequence GTGGTTAAAACAATTTCATTAGCTCAAGATGTGTATTTACATATCATCCCCACGACACAATTTGCTACCACGCGTATTGAAGTGAATTTTTCAGAACCGTTAAATCAAGAACGTATGGGTGATCGTATTCTGATCGCGAATATGTTAGAAAACAGCGCGAAAAAATATCCTAGCCAAACTGACTTAGCACGTAAGTTAAGTGAAATGTATGGGGCAGCTTTTGGCGTGGAGACCGTTAAAAATGGTCAGGTACATACGCTACGTGTTCGCTTGAATCTGGTTCATGACGTGTTCACAGAACCACAAAAGACATTGTTGCCGGAAGGGTTCGCCTTTTTAGCAGATATGTTGAACGAACCATTAGGTACTGATGCAGAAGGATTCGATCAGACAATCTTTAATCGTCAACAAGATAATATCTTGGATGAATTGGCAGGGCTAGAAGATGATCGTCCCTACGTTGCTCGTCGCAATGCCCTTGACATGTACTATGATGACCAAGCTATGGCATTACCGGCCTATGGCTCATCTGAATTAGTTGAAAGTAGTACAGGATTACGTGCATGGCAAACATGGGCGGATAGCTTGGCGCATAATCGCGTGGATATTATTGTCTTAGGTGATGTACAAGAAGAAGATTTAAAGCAAGCATGTGATTTGCTTGGATTAACTGACCGTGATTGTGCTGTATCACCTTATTATGAACAAGCTACGCCAGAAAATGCGAAAACAGCAATGGTCACAACGGATGCTAATCAAACACAAATTGTCCAAATTTATCAATTAAATGTCTCTGATGAAGAACGTTTTTCAGCATACGCTTTTGATGACATTTTTGGTGGCGTGGCAGTATCACGCCTATTTAATCAGGTCCGCGAAGTCCAAGGCTTGGCCTATACAGTGTCATCAGACTTCAATTACTACAATCGTACAGTGACCGTTACCGCTGGAGTTGATCAACATCGTCTTGCGGAAGCAAAAGATGCGATTATGGCAGAATTGACCCGTTTGCAAGAAGAATTAGTGTCAGAAGATGAATTAGCAACGATTAAAAAATTGATGCTGACAAGTTATTTGACAGGGTTAGATAGTCAGAGTCAATTGACTGATCGTGCATTCGATCAAACATTATCAAATCGTCATTTAACACAAGTAGAATGGCGAGAAAAATTGGACCGCGTTACCGTAGAAGATGTGCGTCAGGCAGCACGTAAAATGACACTAGCCGTAGATTACACAGCGATTGGAGCCTCACATGAATCCAGTGAAGAAATTTAG